In one Ralstonia pickettii genomic region, the following are encoded:
- a CDS encoding UxaA family hydrolase gives MLQATPAYAGPLIQLNAADNVLIAREGLSLGANLSINGTTVRLRAQVPAGHKIAARRIAQGEAIRKYDTIIGRAARDIAAGEHVHTHNVELIDYARDPGFGLDVRPVDYIPEAQRATFNGIVRPDGRVATRNFIGILASVNCSSTVIKNIAAWFTPERLALFPNVDGVVAFAQTSGCGMSSPSEHFDVLRRTLAGYARHPNLAGVLIVGLGCERNQVADLMTSQGLKTGNLMHTLVMQDTGGTRATIEAGIAAIEKMLPAANDIVRRPVSASHIKIGLECGGSDGFSGITANPALGAAMDLLVRHGGTAILSETPEIHGVETMLTRRAVSPEVGQKLLDRLAWWENYTRGHNGQFNGVVGPGNQQGGLANIFEKSLGSAMKGGTTPLQAVYEYAEPIDRAGFVFMDSPGYDPVAVTGQIASGANLICFTTGRGSMFGSKPAPTIKLASNTPMFRRFEEDMDINCGRILDGERSVEEMGQDIFEHILRTASGERTKSELLGLGDHEFVPWHMGIVS, from the coding sequence ATGTTGCAGGCAACCCCAGCGTACGCTGGGCCGCTGATTCAGCTGAACGCGGCAGACAACGTGCTGATTGCGCGCGAAGGGCTGTCGCTCGGCGCAAACCTGTCGATCAACGGAACGACGGTGCGCCTGCGCGCGCAGGTGCCGGCCGGCCACAAGATCGCCGCGCGGCGAATCGCCCAGGGCGAAGCCATCCGCAAGTACGACACGATCATCGGGCGCGCCGCACGCGACATCGCGGCGGGCGAACACGTCCACACGCACAACGTCGAGCTGATCGACTACGCACGCGACCCGGGCTTCGGTCTGGATGTGCGCCCGGTCGATTACATCCCAGAGGCGCAGCGCGCTACGTTCAATGGCATCGTCCGCCCCGATGGCCGCGTGGCTACGCGCAACTTCATCGGCATCCTGGCGTCGGTCAACTGCTCGTCTACCGTCATCAAGAACATTGCGGCATGGTTCACGCCGGAGCGCCTCGCGCTGTTTCCCAATGTGGATGGCGTGGTGGCATTTGCGCAGACGAGCGGCTGCGGGATGTCGTCGCCATCCGAGCATTTCGATGTGCTGCGCCGCACGCTGGCGGGCTACGCGCGGCATCCGAACCTGGCGGGTGTGCTGATTGTCGGACTGGGCTGCGAGCGCAACCAGGTGGCAGATCTGATGACCAGTCAGGGCCTGAAAACCGGCAACCTGATGCACACGTTGGTGATGCAGGACACCGGCGGCACGCGCGCCACCATCGAGGCGGGCATCGCGGCCATCGAGAAGATGCTGCCGGCGGCCAACGACATCGTTCGCCGCCCGGTATCGGCCAGTCATATCAAGATCGGCCTGGAGTGCGGTGGCTCCGATGGCTTCTCGGGCATCACCGCCAACCCCGCGCTCGGTGCGGCGATGGATTTGCTGGTGCGCCATGGCGGCACGGCCATCCTGTCGGAAACGCCGGAGATCCACGGCGTGGAAACCATGCTCACGCGCCGCGCGGTGTCGCCCGAAGTCGGCCAGAAGCTGCTCGATCGGCTGGCCTGGTGGGAGAACTACACGCGCGGCCACAACGGCCAGTTCAACGGCGTGGTTGGGCCCGGCAACCAGCAGGGCGGTCTGGCCAACATCTTCGAAAAATCACTCGGCTCGGCCATGAAGGGCGGCACCACGCCGCTGCAAGCCGTGTACGAATACGCCGAGCCCATCGACCGCGCGGGCTTTGTCTTCATGGATTCCCCCGGCTACGACCCCGTTGCCGTGACGGGCCAGATTGCCAGCGGCGCCAACCTGATCTGCTTCACCACGGGACGCGGCTCGATGTTCGGCTCGAAACCCGCTCCGACGATCAAGCTCGCCAGCAACACGCCCATGTTCCGCCGGTTTGAAGAAGACATGGACATCAATTGCGGCCGCATTCTCGACGGCGAACGTTCGGTGGAAGAGATGGGACAGGACATCTTCGAACACATCCTGCGTACCGCCTCGGGCGAGCGCACCAAGAGCGAACTGCTCGGCCTTGGAGACCATGAATTCGTGCCGTGGCACATGGGCATCGTGAGTTAG
- a CDS encoding M81 family metallopeptidase, which translates to MRILIARFNHETNTFSPVPTPLASFHPHYGADAYRAAKGTRTAAGAFIDLAEAAGAEIVVPVVAGANPSGRVAAEAYTTLCDAIVAAAPGCDALLLDLHGAMVAENSDDGEGDLLERLRAVVPDVPIAVALDLHGNLTQKFIDLADIAVSFKTYPHVDMYETGEHAGRLLFDKLAGRANPVLAWRRLPMVTHTLRSRTDEGAMHRAVALAKQAETDGMLAVSILAGFGLADIAAPCLSVVVVGNGDKHAADAAAQRIADAIWGDREGFVYRSEPLTESIARAAKLADAPGSGPVLLLDHGDNCMSGGTCDDMHVLHEALRQGLSGIAVGPVCDPEAVAAMIEAGEGATVTLPVGDKVPLVQLGIYPVPRALTGKVVAISDGEYTITGPTYTGQRIRMGRTALLDIGAAQIVVTETPQEHWDLGIFTHIGVDPHAARFVLLKSRMYCRPVFVPIAKAVVECDGGGVTSSDYTRFPFVKVQRPVFPLDADAVPA; encoded by the coding sequence ATGCGCATCCTGATCGCCCGCTTCAATCACGAGACGAATACGTTCTCACCGGTACCGACACCGCTGGCATCGTTCCATCCGCACTACGGCGCCGACGCGTACCGCGCCGCCAAGGGCACGCGCACGGCGGCCGGCGCGTTCATTGATCTGGCGGAGGCGGCGGGCGCCGAAATCGTCGTGCCCGTCGTGGCCGGAGCGAACCCCAGCGGACGCGTCGCTGCCGAGGCGTACACAACGTTGTGCGACGCCATCGTCGCGGCGGCGCCTGGGTGCGATGCGCTGTTGCTCGACCTGCACGGCGCGATGGTCGCGGAGAACAGCGACGACGGCGAGGGCGATCTGCTTGAACGTCTGCGCGCGGTGGTGCCCGACGTCCCAATTGCCGTCGCGCTCGACTTGCACGGCAATCTCACGCAGAAGTTCATTGACTTGGCCGACATCGCAGTCAGTTTCAAGACGTATCCGCACGTTGACATGTACGAAACCGGGGAGCACGCCGGCCGTTTGCTGTTCGACAAGCTGGCCGGCCGCGCGAACCCCGTGCTCGCGTGGCGCCGCCTGCCGATGGTCACGCATACCCTGCGCAGCCGCACCGACGAAGGCGCGATGCACCGCGCCGTGGCGCTCGCAAAGCAGGCCGAGACTGACGGCATGCTGGCCGTGTCGATCCTGGCCGGATTCGGGCTGGCGGACATTGCCGCGCCGTGCCTTTCTGTCGTGGTGGTCGGCAACGGCGACAAACATGCCGCCGACGCCGCGGCGCAACGCATTGCCGATGCCATCTGGGGGGATCGCGAAGGGTTCGTCTACCGCTCCGAACCGTTGACCGAATCGATCGCGCGCGCAGCCAAGTTGGCCGATGCCCCGGGCAGCGGCCCCGTGCTGCTACTCGACCATGGCGACAACTGCATGTCCGGCGGCACGTGCGACGACATGCACGTCCTGCACGAAGCGTTGCGGCAAGGCTTGAGCGGCATCGCTGTCGGGCCGGTGTGCGACCCGGAAGCCGTCGCGGCGATGATCGAGGCGGGCGAGGGTGCCACGGTCACGCTCCCGGTCGGCGACAAGGTGCCGCTTGTGCAGCTCGGCATCTACCCCGTGCCGCGCGCGCTGACGGGCAAGGTTGTCGCCATCAGCGACGGCGAATACACCATCACGGGGCCGACCTATACGGGCCAGCGCATCCGCATGGGCCGAACGGCGCTGCTCGACATCGGCGCGGCGCAGATCGTCGTCACGGAGACGCCGCAGGAGCATTGGGACCTCGGCATCTTCACGCACATCGGCGTGGACCCGCATGCCGCGCGCTTCGTGCTGTTGAAGTCGCGCATGTATTGCCGGCCCGTGTTCGTGCCGATTGCCAAGGCCGTGGTGGAGTGCGATGGCGGCGGCGTGACGAGTTCGGACTACACCCGCTTTCCGTTTGTGAAGGTGCAGCGGCCCGTGTTTCCGCTCGATGCGGACGCGGTGCCTGCCTAA
- a CDS encoding Zn-dependent hydrolase yields the protein MTTTQLDTTLRINGARLWDTLMQQARIGATPKGGVRRLALTDLDRQGRDFFVAQAEAAGCAVRVDAIGNLFARRPGHNNALPPVMTGSHIDTQPTGGKFDGNYGVFAGIEVVRALNDAGIETEAPIEVAVWTNEEGSRFVPVMMGSGAFIGEFALDAVLAAQDRDGVAVGEALRSIGYAGSESVGGRAVGAYFEAHIEQGPVLEAHGKTIGVVTGALGQRWYDVVLTGMEAHAGPTPMELRRDALLPAAELVGIANRIALERPPHARATVGCLSVHPDSRNVIPGQVSMTIDFRAADDAVLSDMDAALHEAVAELRTRSGIDIALRQVVYFPPQPFDATLVNAVRSGARQLGLSEMDVISGAGHDAVYLARVAPTAMIFVPCKDGISHNEIEDARPEHLEAGANVLLHAMLQAAGRV from the coding sequence CCCAAGGGCGGCGTGCGCCGCCTCGCGTTGACCGATCTCGACCGGCAAGGCCGCGATTTCTTCGTTGCACAGGCCGAAGCCGCAGGCTGCGCCGTGCGTGTGGACGCCATCGGCAACCTGTTCGCGCGCCGGCCTGGACACAACAACGCGCTGCCGCCCGTCATGACCGGCAGCCACATCGACACGCAGCCGACCGGCGGCAAGTTCGACGGCAACTACGGCGTGTTCGCCGGCATCGAGGTGGTGCGCGCGCTCAACGATGCGGGCATCGAAACGGAAGCGCCTATCGAAGTGGCCGTGTGGACCAACGAAGAAGGTTCGCGCTTCGTGCCGGTGATGATGGGCTCCGGCGCGTTCATCGGCGAGTTTGCGCTGGATGCCGTGCTGGCCGCGCAGGACCGCGACGGCGTGGCCGTGGGCGAGGCGCTGCGCAGTATCGGCTATGCGGGGAGTGAGTCTGTTGGCGGCCGAGCCGTCGGTGCCTACTTCGAAGCGCATATCGAACAAGGGCCGGTGCTGGAGGCACACGGCAAGACCATCGGCGTGGTGACGGGCGCGCTCGGCCAGCGCTGGTACGACGTGGTCTTGACCGGCATGGAAGCGCACGCCGGCCCCACGCCGATGGAGCTGCGCCGCGATGCGTTGTTGCCCGCCGCAGAACTCGTCGGCATTGCCAACCGCATCGCGCTCGAGCGCCCGCCGCATGCGCGCGCCACGGTGGGCTGCCTGAGCGTGCATCCGGATTCGCGCAACGTGATTCCGGGGCAGGTATCGATGACGATCGACTTCCGCGCGGCCGACGACGCGGTGTTGTCCGACATGGATGCGGCACTGCATGAGGCGGTGGCGGAGTTGCGCACACGCAGCGGCATCGACATCGCATTGCGCCAGGTCGTGTACTTCCCGCCGCAGCCGTTTGACGCCACGCTGGTGAACGCGGTGCGCAGCGGCGCGCGGCAGTTGGGGTTGTCGGAGATGGACGTGATCAGCGGCGCGGGCCATGACGCGGTCTATCTGGCGCGTGTGGCCCCCACCGCGATGATCTTCGTGCCGTGCAAGGACGGCATCAGCCACAACGAGATCGAAGACGCCCGCCCCGAACATCTTGAAGCCGGGGCCAACGTGCTGCTGCACGCGATGCTGCAGGCCGCTGGCCGCGTTTGA
- a CDS encoding LacI family DNA-binding transcriptional regulator: MTKSTIVSLVETAPAAPRRARKNTGRVTLSDLAKLVGVTKVTVSRALNTPELVSGDTLERVREAVRQTGYTPDLVAGSLASNRSRLIVALIPTIAGSVFQETVAALTTELAAAGYQLLIGQSGYDESREDALLDAIVGRRPAGIVLTGVVHSASVRQKLQAAGVPVVETWDITRNPLDMLVGFSHQKVGQAAARYLKQRGAKRPAVITPSDRRAQARAQAFVKAFGSEAYIPVMAAESPASLGDGRRALGTLLEQHPDTDAIFCGADILALGVLMEAEHRGIAVPAQLRVVGYGDQVFAKDTTPALTTIRIDGTGIGKLAATLLINRIEHGDEERRTVDVGFTLVERDSA, from the coding sequence GTGACCAAGTCCACCATCGTGTCCCTCGTAGAAACCGCGCCGGCAGCCCCACGCCGTGCGCGCAAGAACACCGGGCGCGTCACTCTGAGCGACCTTGCCAAGCTGGTGGGTGTGACCAAGGTGACGGTGTCCCGTGCGCTGAACACGCCGGAGCTGGTGTCGGGCGACACGCTCGAGCGCGTGCGCGAAGCGGTGCGGCAGACCGGCTATACGCCGGACCTCGTGGCCGGCTCACTGGCATCCAACCGCAGCCGGTTGATCGTCGCGCTCATCCCGACGATTGCGGGCAGCGTGTTTCAGGAAACGGTCGCGGCGCTGACCACCGAGTTGGCTGCTGCGGGCTATCAATTGCTGATCGGCCAGAGCGGCTATGACGAATCACGCGAAGATGCACTGCTCGATGCGATCGTCGGACGGCGCCCTGCGGGCATCGTGCTGACCGGTGTGGTGCACTCCGCCAGCGTGCGACAGAAGCTGCAGGCGGCCGGCGTACCGGTAGTGGAAACCTGGGACATCACGCGCAACCCGCTGGACATGCTGGTGGGCTTCTCGCACCAGAAGGTCGGCCAGGCGGCGGCGCGCTATCTGAAGCAACGCGGCGCAAAGCGCCCCGCCGTCATCACGCCGAGCGACCGCCGTGCACAGGCCCGCGCGCAGGCCTTCGTGAAGGCGTTCGGCTCAGAGGCCTACATTCCCGTGATGGCCGCCGAATCCCCCGCCAGCCTGGGCGACGGCCGGCGTGCACTGGGTACATTGCTAGAGCAGCATCCGGACACCGACGCCATTTTCTGCGGCGCAGACATCCTTGCGCTCGGCGTGCTGATGGAGGCGGAACATCGCGGCATTGCCGTGCCGGCGCAACTCCGCGTGGTCGGCTACGGCGACCAGGTGTTCGCCAAAGACACCACGCCCGCGCTCACCACCATCCGCATCGACGGCACAGGCATCGGCAAGCTGGCAGCGACGTTGCTGATCAACCGCATCGAACACGGCGACGAAGAACGGCGCACGGTCGATGTGGGTTTCACCCTCGTTGAGCGCGACAGCGCGTAG